From a single Anaerolineaceae bacterium oral taxon 439 genomic region:
- a CDS encoding 3-hexulose-6-phosphate synthase, translating to MKKLQIALDLLTLENALDVLSKVAEYVDIIEVGTPLIISEGCKAVETIKRKYPQKTVFADIKVMDGGSVVPKIAFSAGADMVSVLAAADDKTILATLDCAKAFSGKVLVDMCSVADLTKRGIEIDKMGIDYVCVHVGYDLQDLNIDPVEELKKISSMKTKKAIAGGIRLESFQDAVKSAADIIVVGGGLYNQPEMVSTAREMHHIIESFNGKQG from the coding sequence ATGAAAAAACTTCAAATTGCTCTCGACTTATTGACCTTGGAAAACGCGCTTGATGTCTTGTCAAAAGTCGCGGAATACGTCGACATTATTGAAGTCGGGACTCCATTAATCATTTCCGAAGGATGCAAAGCGGTAGAAACAATCAAGCGCAAGTATCCCCAAAAAACTGTCTTCGCGGATATTAAAGTCATGGACGGAGGTTCTGTTGTCCCAAAAATCGCTTTTAGCGCGGGAGCCGATATGGTTTCCGTCTTAGCCGCTGCGGATGATAAAACGATATTGGCCACGTTGGATTGCGCGAAAGCATTCAGTGGGAAAGTCCTTGTCGACATGTGTTCCGTTGCAGATTTGACCAAAAGAGGAATCGAGATTGACAAGATGGGCATCGATTATGTTTGCGTTCATGTGGGCTACGATCTTCAAGATCTGAATATTGACCCAGTAGAAGAATTAAAAAAAATATCGTCGATGAAAACGAAAAAGGCAATCGCAGGAGGAATCCGCTTAGAGTCTTTTCAGGATGCCGTGAAGAGCGCGGCCGATATTATCGTCGTCGGAGGGGGTTTATATAATCAGCCAGAAATGGTATCGACAGCAAGGGAAATGCACCATATCATCGAAAGTTTTAATGGAAAACAGGGTTAG
- a CDS encoding 6-phospho 3-hexuloisomerase, with product MEIKQITLSATDELRQIFEKLEEDQVKTLIENITQADKIFVSGAGRSLLMLRGFAMRLMHLGFRSYVVGDTITPAFSENDLLIIGSGSGETRTLISIAIKAKEIGGKITLISTREKSTLSKLSYDTIIIPAYTDKVDEPSQRKPLLPGGSLFEEALLVLLDSVVLPLSEVHSIPTTKAFSFHANLE from the coding sequence ATGGAAATCAAACAGATTACACTCAGCGCCACAGATGAATTACGCCAGATTTTCGAGAAATTAGAAGAGGATCAGGTCAAAACGTTAATCGAAAACATCACACAAGCAGATAAGATATTCGTATCCGGAGCAGGACGATCTTTGCTCATGCTTCGCGGATTTGCGATGCGACTGATGCATTTAGGATTTAGGAGCTATGTCGTCGGCGATACAATAACGCCTGCCTTCAGCGAAAACGATTTGCTGATCATCGGTTCGGGCTCCGGAGAAACGAGAACGCTGATTTCAATAGCGATAAAAGCCAAGGAAATCGGAGGAAAAATCACGTTGATTTCAACACGTGAGAAATCTACCCTCAGTAAATTGTCATACGATACAATAATTATTCCAGCGTATACGGATAAAGTTGACGAACCGTCCCAGAGAAAGCCGCTGCTTCCCGGCGGATCATTATTCGAAGAAGCGCTTCTGGTCCTTCTTGATTCGGTCGTTCTCCCTCTATCGGAGGTGCATTCCATACCCACGACCAAAGCATTTTCATTCCATGCGAATTTGGAATAA